The proteins below are encoded in one region of Enterobacteriaceae endosymbiont of Plateumaris consimilis:
- the serS gene encoding serine--tRNA ligase, translated as MLDPNLFRFNIKYVSQMLKKRNFVLDINLISKLEKQRKILQVKIEELQIKKKNKSKCLIKKDSVDFNCFKDQIKKINDKLSSLKKKLINIKKDIKNIYETIPNIPLDDVPYGKNYQDNKEIKKWGKIPFYNFSIKNHVELGSLNNGIDLESGVILSGSKFVVMRGLIAYLHRILIQFMLDLHVFYHNYEEVYVPYIVKNKTLYGTGQLPKFSGDIFHIESINYHDKNQYSLIPTAEVPLTNIVYNKIIQEDKLPIKLVAHSPCFRSEVGSYGKYNKGLIRTHQFDKVELVQLVRPEDSLKTLEIITQHAEKVLKLLKLPYRKMLLCTGDMGFASSKTYDLEVWFPSKKKYYEVSSCSNMSDFQSRRIKARYKKTNKNKNIFIHTLNGSGLAVGRTLAAIMENYQLENGNIKIPKILNPYMKRFSYESKK; from the coding sequence ATGTTAGATCCTAATTTATTTCGTTTTAATATAAAATATGTATCTCAAATGCTTAAAAAAAGAAATTTTGTATTAGATATTAATTTAATAAGTAAATTAGAAAAACAGAGAAAAATTTTACAAGTAAAAATAGAAGAATTACAAATAAAAAAAAAAAATAAATCTAAATGTTTAATAAAAAAAGATTCAGTTGATTTTAATTGTTTTAAGGATCAAATAAAAAAAATTAATGATAAATTATCTTCATTGAAAAAAAAATTAATAAATATAAAAAAAGATATAAAAAATATTTATGAAACAATACCAAATATTCCCTTAGATGATGTTCCATATGGAAAAAATTATCAAGATAATAAAGAAATAAAAAAATGGGGTAAAATTCCATTTTATAATTTTTCAATAAAAAATCATGTAGAATTAGGATCATTAAATAATGGAATAGATCTTGAATCTGGTGTTATTTTAAGTGGATCAAAATTTGTAGTAATGAGAGGATTAATAGCCTATTTACATAGAATTTTAATCCAATTTATGTTAGATCTACATGTTTTTTATCATAATTACGAAGAAGTCTATGTACCTTATATAGTTAAAAATAAAACTTTATATGGAACTGGTCAATTACCTAAATTTAGTGGTGATATTTTTCATATTGAATCAATAAATTATCATGATAAAAACCAATATTCTTTAATTCCCACAGCAGAAGTACCGTTAACTAATATAGTTTATAATAAAATTATACAAGAAGATAAATTACCAATAAAATTGGTAGCACATAGTCCATGTTTCAGATCTGAAGTTGGATCTTATGGAAAATATAATAAAGGTTTAATTCGTACACATCAATTTGATAAAGTAGAATTAGTACAACTAGTACGTCCTGAAGATTCTTTAAAAACATTGGAAATTATTACGCAACATGCAGAAAAAGTATTAAAACTCCTAAAATTACCTTATAGAAAGATGCTTTTATGTACAGGAGATATGGGTTTTGCTTCTAGCAAAACATATGATTTAGAAGTATGGTTTCCATCAAAAAAAAAATATTATGAGGTTTCATCTTGTTCTAACATGTCTGATTTTCAATCTCGAAGAATAAAAGCTAGATATAAAAAAACAAATAAAAATAAAAACATTTTTATTCATACATTAAATGGATCAGGATTAGCTGTTGGAAGAACTTTAGCTGCTATAATGGAAAATTACCAATTAGAAAATGGTAATATTAAAATACCTAAGATTTTAAATCCATATATGAAAAGATTTTCTTATGAAAGTAAAAAATAA
- the infA gene encoding translation initiation factor IF-1, whose protein sequence is MSKLDNIEMQGIVLNTLPNTVFHVKLENGHTVIAHISGKMRKNYIRILTGDKVTVELTPYDLSKGRIIFRSR, encoded by the coding sequence ATGTCTAAATTAGATAACATAGAAATGCAAGGAATAGTTTTAAATACATTACCTAATACTGTTTTTCATGTAAAATTAGAAAATGGACATACAGTTATTGCACATATTTCAGGAAAAATGAGAAAAAATTATATTAGAATTCTTACAGGAGATAAAGTTACTGTAGAATTAACACCGTATGATTTAAGTAAAGGAAGAATTATTTTTCGTAGTCGTTAA
- the argR gene encoding transcriptional regulator ArgR: protein MHNNSIKKKEEMLVKIFKNLIKEESFSTQIEIVHALQKQGFNKINQSKISRMLTKFGAIRTRNVKMEMVYCFPLDLSVPNTTSSLRNLVLDIDYNDILIIIHTSPGAAQLIARLLDSLGKSKGILGTIAGDDTIFIIPTRLFKTINLYKNIKILFK, encoded by the coding sequence ATGCATAATAATTCTATAAAAAAAAAAGAAGAAATGTTAGTAAAAATATTTAAAAATTTAATTAAAGAAGAAAGTTTTAGTACACAAATTGAAATTGTACATGCTTTACAAAAACAAGGATTTAATAAAATTAATCAATCTAAAATTTCTAGAATGTTAACCAAATTTGGTGCAATAAGAACAAGAAATGTTAAAATGGAAATGGTTTATTGTTTTCCCTTAGATTTAAGTGTACCAAATACGACTAGTTCATTAAGAAATTTAGTTTTAGATATTGATTATAATGATATTTTAATTATTATTCATACAAGTCCTGGTGCTGCTCAATTAATAGCTCGTTTATTGGATTCTTTAGGTAAATCAAAAGGAATTCTTGGTACTATTGCTGGAGATGATACTATTTTTATTATTCCAACTCGTTTATTTAAAACTATTAATTTGTATAAAAATATAAAAATTTTATTTAAATAA
- the trxB gene encoding thioredoxin-disulfide reductase produces MNNTKHTKLLILGSGPAGYTAAIYSARANLNPILITGIDIGGQLMKTMNIENWPGSFPNISGNKLMNNLYNHALSFKTKIINDYIIKVNFKKKPFCLTGNFFKYTCDSLIIATGAKPKFLGLNSEKKFIGKGISSCAICDGSFYHNKKIAIVGGGNTAIEEALYLSNIASEVHVIHRKSFFSAEKILINKLFDKVKNNNIKLHYPYIVKEILGNKSGVTGIKIFSLKNIENYKIINLYGIFISIGTIPNTNLFKNSLKLNNDGYIITNDISKKNFNFTQTSITGIFAAGDVMDNVYRQAITSAATGCMAALDAQNYLRKIF; encoded by the coding sequence ATGAACAATACTAAACATACAAAACTTTTAATTTTAGGATCTGGACCTGCAGGTTATACTGCAGCTATATATTCTGCTAGAGCAAATCTTAATCCAATATTAATAACTGGAATAGATATAGGTGGTCAATTAATGAAAACTATGAATATAGAAAATTGGCCTGGAAGTTTTCCTAATATATCTGGTAATAAATTAATGAATAATTTATATAATCATGCATTATCTTTTAAAACAAAAATAATAAATGATTATATAATAAAAGTAAATTTTAAAAAAAAACCTTTTTGTTTAACAGGAAATTTTTTTAAATATACATGTGATAGTTTAATTATTGCTACAGGAGCAAAACCTAAATTTTTAGGATTAAATTCTGAAAAAAAATTTATAGGTAAAGGAATTTCTTCTTGTGCTATTTGTGATGGATCTTTTTATCATAATAAAAAAATTGCTATAGTAGGTGGTGGTAATACTGCTATAGAAGAAGCTTTATATTTATCTAATATAGCTTCAGAGGTACATGTAATACACAGAAAATCTTTTTTTAGTGCTGAAAAAATATTAATTAATAAGTTATTTGATAAAGTTAAAAATAATAATATTAAATTACATTATCCTTATATAGTAAAAGAAATATTAGGTAATAAATCTGGAGTAACAGGAATAAAAATTTTTTCTTTAAAAAATATAGAAAATTATAAAATAATAAATTTATATGGTATTTTTATTTCTATAGGGACTATACCAAATACTAATTTGTTTAAAAATTCATTAAAATTAAATAATGATGGATATATCATTACTAATGATATTTCAAAAAAAAATTTTAATTTTACACAAACTAGTATTACAGGTATTTTTGCTGCTGGTGACGTAATGGATAATGTATATAGACAAGCTATTACATCAGCTGCTACTGGTTGCATGGCTGCTTTAGATGCTCAAAATTATTTAAGGAAAATTTTTTAA
- the rplU gene encoding 50S ribosomal protein L21 encodes MYAIFINGGKQYKVMVGQTIKLEKLKGNIGEKIKFNNVLLICNKNNLKIGQPLITGASITAELISHKRDKKIKIVKFHRRKHFHKVQGHRQFFTTMKIIKIKN; translated from the coding sequence ATGTATGCTATTTTTATTAATGGTGGAAAACAATATAAAGTTATGGTAGGACAAACTATAAAATTAGAAAAACTTAAAGGTAATATAGGAGAAAAAATTAAATTTAATAATGTATTATTAATATGTAATAAAAATAATTTAAAAATAGGACAACCATTGATTACAGGAGCATCGATAACAGCTGAATTAATTTCTCATAAGAGAGATAAAAAAATTAAAATAGTTAAATTTCATAGAAGAAAACATTTCCATAAAGTTCAAGGACATCGTCAATTTTTTACTACTATGAAAATAATTAAAATTAAAAACTAA
- the murA gene encoding UDP-N-acetylglucosamine 1-carboxyvinyltransferase yields the protein MDKFIIKGPVKLKGKVIISGSKNAALPILFASLLIPDIVEIKNVPKLKDIDIAIKILIKLGVKVKREKSLIINASNIIKYNPPSYLIKSIRASIWILSPLLTRIGKVNISFPGGCSIGNRPIDLHINSLKTLGANIYVKKNYIKGYIKKKFKGSIIYMKNISVGATITIILAATLASNITIIKNAAKEPEIQDLANFLNIMGAHIQGAGTDKIIIEGVKKLKGGVYTIISDRIETGTFLIAAAICKSKILCENTNPNNLNIVLNKLKKTGAEIKKGKNWCSINMHGQRPKSVNIITGPYPNFPTDMQSQFALLNLISTGISTIKENIFKHRFMYVPELIRMGADITLKKNILKCKGIKLLFGSEVIATDLRASVSLVLAGCIASGTTIINNIYHIDRGYENIENKLSSLGANIKRIKY from the coding sequence ATGGATAAATTTATTATTAAAGGACCTGTAAAACTTAAAGGAAAAGTAATTATTTCTGGTTCTAAAAATGCAGCATTACCAATATTATTTGCATCACTTTTAATACCAGACATAGTAGAAATAAAAAATGTTCCTAAATTAAAAGATATTGATATAGCAATAAAAATTTTAATCAAATTAGGAGTAAAAGTTAAAAGAGAAAAATCATTAATAATAAATGCTAGTAATATTATAAAATATAATCCACCTTCTTATTTAATTAAATCTATTAGAGCATCTATTTGGATTTTAAGTCCATTATTAACGAGAATAGGAAAAGTTAATATATCATTTCCAGGTGGGTGTTCTATTGGTAATAGGCCTATTGATTTACATATAAACAGTTTAAAAACATTAGGAGCAAATATTTATGTAAAAAAAAATTATATTAAAGGATATATTAAAAAAAAATTTAAAGGTAGTATTATATATATGAAAAATATTAGTGTAGGAGCAACTATTACTATAATATTAGCAGCTACATTAGCTTCTAATATTACAATTATAAAAAATGCTGCTAAAGAACCAGAAATACAAGATTTAGCTAATTTTTTAAATATAATGGGAGCTCATATACAGGGTGCTGGTACAGATAAGATTATTATTGAGGGTGTAAAAAAACTAAAAGGAGGTGTTTACACTATTATATCTGATCGAATAGAAACAGGAACATTTTTAATAGCTGCAGCAATATGTAAAAGTAAAATATTATGTGAGAATACTAATCCAAATAATTTAAATATAGTTTTAAATAAATTAAAAAAAACAGGTGCTGAAATTAAAAAAGGAAAAAATTGGTGTAGTATTAATATGCATGGTCAAAGACCAAAATCTGTAAATATAATAACAGGACCTTATCCTAATTTTCCTACCGATATGCAATCACAATTTGCATTACTAAATTTAATTTCAACAGGTATTAGTACTATTAAAGAAAATATTTTTAAACATCGTTTTATGTATGTACCAGAATTAATACGTATGGGTGCAGATATAACTTTAAAAAAAAATATATTAAAATGTAAAGGAATTAAATTACTTTTTGGTAGTGAAGTTATAGCAACTGATCTAAGAGCTTCAGTAAGTTTAGTATTAGCTGGATGTATTGCTTCTGGAACTACTATTATTAATAATATTTATCATATAGATCGTGGATATGAAAATATTGAAAATAAACTTTCTAGTTTAGGAGCAAATATTAAAAGAATAAAATACTAA
- the rplM gene encoding 50S ribosomal protein L13 codes for MYHFKNNINNHHNWYLIDAKKKILGRLATVIAHYLMGKHKITYSPHIDGGDYITVINAEKIQVTGNKKKNKMYYKHSGYSGGIKKISLNELINHYPDRVIKNAVKGMLPKNKIGYLILNRLKIYSGIKHKHIAQKHYILNI; via the coding sequence ATGTATCATTTTAAAAATAACATAAACAATCATCATAATTGGTATCTTATTGATGCTAAAAAAAAAATTTTAGGAAGATTAGCTACCGTAATAGCTCATTATTTAATGGGAAAACATAAAATAACTTATAGTCCTCATATAGATGGAGGAGATTACATCACTGTAATTAATGCAGAAAAAATTCAAGTTACAGGTAATAAAAAAAAAAATAAAATGTATTATAAGCATAGTGGTTATTCTGGAGGAATAAAAAAAATCTCATTAAATGAATTAATTAATCATTATCCTGATAGAGTCATAAAAAATGCAGTAAAAGGAATGTTACCTAAAAATAAAATAGGTTATTTAATATTAAATAGATTAAAAATTTATTCTGGAATAAAACATAAACACATAGCTCAAAAACATTATATTTTAAATATTTGA
- the rpmA gene encoding 50S ribosomal protein L27 produces the protein MAHKKAGGSTRNGRDSHSKRLGIKHFGGEKIQAGSIIVRQRGTKFHAGENVGCGRDHTLFAIKNGIVKFITKGIKHKKYVHIITI, from the coding sequence ATGGCTCATAAAAAAGCTGGAGGATCTACAAGAAATGGTAGAGATTCACACTCTAAAAGGTTAGGTATAAAACATTTTGGTGGAGAAAAAATACAAGCAGGATCCATTATTGTACGCCAAAGAGGAACAAAATTTCATGCAGGTGAAAATGTAGGATGTGGTAGAGATCATACTTTATTTGCTATAAAAAATGGAATAGTAAAATTTATCACTAAAGGAATCAAACATAAAAAATATGTTCATATAATTACTATATAA
- the rpsI gene encoding 30S ribosomal protein S9, producing the protein MIKNYATGRRKSSSARIFIKKGNGSININNKSLNKYFSRNTSRMIVLQPLELLKINNILDLYITVKGGGISGQAGAIRHGITRALIKYNNLYKESLRKAGFITRDDRKVERKKVGLKKARKSPQFSKR; encoded by the coding sequence ATGATTAAAAATTATGCAACAGGAAGAAGAAAAAGTTCTTCTGCTAGAATATTTATTAAAAAAGGCAATGGATCTATTAATATAAATAATAAGTCTTTAAATAAATATTTCTCTAGAAATACATCTAGAATGATAGTATTACAACCTTTAGAATTATTAAAAATTAATAATATATTAGATTTATATATTACAGTAAAAGGTGGAGGAATTTCAGGACAAGCTGGAGCTATACGTCATGGAATTACTAGAGCTTTAATTAAATATAATAATCTTTATAAAGAATCATTAAGAAAAGCTGGATTTATTACTAGAGATGATCGTAAAGTAGAACGAAAAAAAGTGGGATTAAAAAAAGCTAGAAAAAGTCCTCAATTTTCTAAACGATAA